In Salmo salar chromosome ssa03, Ssal_v3.1, whole genome shotgun sequence, a single genomic region encodes these proteins:
- the LOC106602045 gene encoding monocarboxylate transporter 6, translating into MTEGVELEARQNQTHRTQRTRQNQTQGDTVLLRRGSGGEGPKGPKGPEVRAEGSRGSEVRAEGSKVGAEGSRGSEDVVETRTSQDWTRVNHSTVRRSTDSDSEEQEEKEEEEGSLHHHHLTGTPPHNGPTGEPGAGLSGNEYSQQEAPDGGWGWVVLVATILVLALTLAFPSCIGIFYTELQAEFSSSNTETSWVPAIMTAVLHAGGPLCSVLVERFGCRVTVMVGGVLSGLGMVVSALARTITELYITSIIAGLGFCLSFQPSVTMMGHYFLRRRAFANALSSTGTALGLSTLPLLANFLLGQFGWRGSFLVLGGLLLNCCVCGAVMRPLGAKHSGAQRTLTNKAAQGLSKQPIKGPLKQEKEGLKARLRTALSDLVVFLRRHMAFDLLVSNPRYRAYALGVTWMMLGFVVPLVYLVPYATANGMEQDRAALLMAILGLVNIAVRPVAAVFFGLPRFRGSGCFVYVFAVALLVNGLSNSICGAAATFPVLLIYVVIFGLSMSVIGSLLFTVLMETVEMSRFPSALGLISMLESGTLLIGPPLAGMLVDSTGHYSYVFYACSGTVSSSGLFLIGAFYYLDRQKKREEKKRAGPPAAYQQKPAISLVPDCQYSHVPSTQGGKPAISLVPDCQYSHVPSTQGGKPAISLVPDCQYSHVPSTQGGRAADTVRVTNV; encoded by the exons ATGACAGAGGGGGTGGAGTTGGAGGCCAGACAGAACCAGACCCACAGGACCCAGAGGACCAGACAGAACCAGACCCAGGGCGACACAGTCCTGCTGAGGAGGGGTAGTGGAGGAGAGGGCCCCAAGGGGCCTAAGGGACCCGAGGTTAGGGCAGAGGGGTCCAGggggtctgaggttagggcagagGGGTCCAAGGTTGGCGCAGAGGGGTCCAGGGGATCAGAGGATGTGGTAGAGACACGGACATCTCAGGACTGGACCAGGGTGAACCACAGTACTGTGCGGAGGAGCACAGACAGTGACtcggaggagcaggaggaaaaggaggaggaggagggttccctccaccaccaccaccttactGGGACACCACCCCACAATGGCCCAACTGGAGAACCAGGGGCTGGGCTGTCTGGGAACGAGTATTCCCAACAGGAGGCCCCAGATGGGGGCTGGGGCTGGGTAGTGCTGGTGGCTACTATCCTGGTCCTGGCTCTAACGCTGGCCTTCCCTTCCTGTATTGGTATCTTTTACACAGAGCTACAGGCTGAGTTCAGCTCCAGCAACACAGAGACGTCCTGGGTGCCTGCTATCATGACTGCTGTGCTGCACGCTGGTG GTCCACTATGCAGCGTGCTCGTGGAACGCTTTGGTTGCCGGGTAACGGTGATGGTGGGAGGGGTTCTGAGTGGACTAGGCATGGTGGTCAGCGCCCTGGCCAGAACCATCACAGAACTCTACATCACCAGCATCATCGCAG GGTTGGGGTTCTGCCTGTCCTTCCAGCCCTCTGTGACCATGATGGGCCACTACTTTTTGAGGCGGCGGGCGTTTGCCAATGCCCTGTCGTCCACCGGCACGGCCCTGGGCCTCAGCACCTTACCCCTGCTGGCCAACTTCCTGCTGGGCCAGTTTGGCTGGAGAGGCAGCTTCCTGGTCCTGGGAGGGCTGCTGTTGAACTGCTGCGTGTGTGGGGCTGTCATGAGGCCCCTGGGGGCCAAACACAGTGGAGCCCAGAGGACACTCACTAACAAGGCTGCCCAGGGGCTCAGCAAGCAACCAATCAAAGGTCCTCtcaaacaggagaaggagggacTTAAGGCAAGACTTAGGACAGCGCTCAGTGACCTTGTCGTGTTCCTACGGAGACACATGGCCTTTGATCTGTTGGTCAGTAACCCTCGTTACCGTGCCTATGCCCTGGGAGTGACGTGGATGATGTTGGGGTTTGTAGTTCCCCTGGTCTACCTGGTGCCCTATGCTACAGCCAATGGTATGGAACAGGACCGAGCCGCGTTACTGATGGCCATACTGGGCCTAGTTAACATTGCTGTGAGACCCGTGGCGGCTGTCTTCTTCGGCCTGCCGCGCTTCAG GGGCAGTggctgttttgtgtatgtgtttgcggTAGCCCTCCTGGTCAACGGGCTGAGTAACAGTATCTGTGGTGCGGCTGCCACCTTCCCCGTGCTCCTGATCTACGTGGTCATCTTTGGTCTGTCCATGTCTGTGATTGGCTCTCTGCTCTTCACGGTGCTGATGGAAACGGTGGAGATGAGCCGGTTCCCCTCTGCCCTGGGTCTCATCAGTATGTTAGAGAGTGGAACACTGCTGATTGGACCGCCGCTcgcag GCATGTTGGTGGACAGTACAGGACACTACTCTTATGTGTTCTATGCCTGCAGTGGGACTGTCTCCTCCTCTGGCCTCTTCCTCATCGGAGCGTTCTACTATCTGGACAGACAGaagaagagggaagagaagaagagagcagGTCCTCCTGCTGCGTACCAACAGAAGCCTGCCATCAGCCTAGTCCCTGACTGCCAGTACAGCCATGTTCCTTCTACACAGGGAGGGAAGCCTGCCATCAGCCTAGTCCCTGACTGCCAGTACAGCCATGTTCCTTCTACACAGGGAGGGAAGCCTGCCATCAGCCTAGTCCCTGACTGCCAGTACAGCCATGTTCCTTctacacagggagggagagcagcGGACACTGTTCGTGTCACCAACGTGTGA